The proteins below are encoded in one region of Sebastes fasciatus isolate fSebFas1 chromosome 16, fSebFas1.pri, whole genome shotgun sequence:
- the pafah1b2 gene encoding platelet-activating factor acetylhydrolase IB subunit alpha2 isoform X1, which translates to MSGDEMNPAAVAQPVEDVQGDDRWMSQHTRFVQECKDAEPDVLFVGDSLVQLMQQYEVWRDVFSPLHALNFGIAGDTTCNVLWRLQNGELENIRPKVVVLWVGTNNYQHTAEQVAGGILAIAQLLTSHLPKAKVVVLGLLPRGERPNPLREKNAAVNEYLRSWLPRLGRAQVLDVSGEFVHSDGAISPQDMFDFLHLTPTGYRSIAKPLSDLLLQILNETPEERRASLV; encoded by the exons ATGAGTGGTGATGAAATGAACCCAGCTGCAGTGGCTCAGCCAGTGGAGGATGTACAAGGAGATGACCGGTGGATGTCACAG cacacAAGATTTGTGCAGGAGTGTAAGGATGCTGAACCAGACGTGCTTTTTGTGGGGGATTCTTTGGTACAACTAATGCAGCAGTATGAG GTCTGGAGGGACGTATTCTCTCCTCTTCATGCGCTCAACTTTGGCATTGCAGGGGATACCACTTGTAATGTGCTGTGGAGGCTGCAGAACGGAGAGCTGGAGAACATCCGTCCCAAG gtggtggtgttgtgggTAGGAACCAACAATTACCAACACACAGCAGAGCAAGTTGCTGGAGGAATTCTTGCTATCGCGCAGCTGCTCACCTCCCACCTGCCCAAGGCAAAGGTAGTTGTACTG GGTTTGTTGCCTCGAGGAGAGCGACCCAACCCACTGAGGGAGAAGAACGCGGCGGTTAATGAGTACCTGCGCTCCTGGCTGCCGCGGCTGGGCCGAGCTCAGGTCCTAGATGTGAGCGGGGAGTTCGTTCACTCCGACGGAGCCATCAGCCCGCAGGACATGTTCGACTTCCTCCACCTGACGCCGACGGGTTACCGCAGCATTGCAAAGCCCCTCAGCGACCTGCTGCTTCAGATATTGAATGAGACGCCAGAGGAGCGGCGGGCATCGCTGGTTTGA
- the pafah1b2 gene encoding platelet-activating factor acetylhydrolase IB subunit alpha2 isoform X2 has product MIHCGISAWKVFPVVVLLVFLALWLTSQERALPIYGSPSTTSINYRRMSGDEMNPAAVAQPVEDVQGDDRWMSQHTRFVQECKDAEPDVLFVGDSLVQLMQQYEVWRDVFSPLHALNFGIAGDTTCNVLWRLQNGELENIRPKVVVLWVGTNNYQHTAEQVAGGILAIAQLLTSHLPKAKVVVLGLLPRGERPNPLREKNAAVNEYLRSWLPRLGRAQVLDVSGEFVHSDGAISPQDMFDFLHLTPTGYRSIAKPLSDLLLQILNETPEERRASLV; this is encoded by the exons ATGATTCATTGCGGGATCAGCGCTTGGAAGGTTTTCCCAGTGGTTGTACTTCTGGTTTTTCTTGCCCTGTGGCTGACCTCTCAGGAAAGAGCACTTCCAATTTATGGGTCGCCCTCAACAACCTCCATAAATTACAGAAG GATGAGTGGTGATGAAATGAACCCAGCTGCAGTGGCTCAGCCAGTGGAGGATGTACAAGGAGATGACCGGTGGATGTCACAG cacacAAGATTTGTGCAGGAGTGTAAGGATGCTGAACCAGACGTGCTTTTTGTGGGGGATTCTTTGGTACAACTAATGCAGCAGTATGAG GTCTGGAGGGACGTATTCTCTCCTCTTCATGCGCTCAACTTTGGCATTGCAGGGGATACCACTTGTAATGTGCTGTGGAGGCTGCAGAACGGAGAGCTGGAGAACATCCGTCCCAAG gtggtggtgttgtgggTAGGAACCAACAATTACCAACACACAGCAGAGCAAGTTGCTGGAGGAATTCTTGCTATCGCGCAGCTGCTCACCTCCCACCTGCCCAAGGCAAAGGTAGTTGTACTG GGTTTGTTGCCTCGAGGAGAGCGACCCAACCCACTGAGGGAGAAGAACGCGGCGGTTAATGAGTACCTGCGCTCCTGGCTGCCGCGGCTGGGCCGAGCTCAGGTCCTAGATGTGAGCGGGGAGTTCGTTCACTCCGACGGAGCCATCAGCCCGCAGGACATGTTCGACTTCCTCCACCTGACGCCGACGGGTTACCGCAGCATTGCAAAGCCCCTCAGCGACCTGCTGCTTCAGATATTGAATGAGACGCCAGAGGAGCGGCGGGCATCGCTGGTTTGA